One genomic segment of Hordeum vulgare subsp. vulgare chromosome 2H, MorexV3_pseudomolecules_assembly, whole genome shotgun sequence includes these proteins:
- the LOC123430254 gene encoding protein BIC1-like: protein MAYSGDVEEVPEHSSAHSAEACTGGFAEESRPVAANATSSDHHAAVAAQEQAGRMSTSKEKREAGKLLQPADKEEEGESARERLKRHRREMAGRVWVPEMWGQEKLLKDWMDCSAFDRPLVPAGLLTARRALVAESCARRPAPAPRASSGPLRVQDGCS, encoded by the coding sequence ATGGCATACTCCGGCGACGTCGAGGAGGTGCCGGAGCACAGCTCGGCTCACTCGGCAGAGGCATGCACGGGCGGCTTTGCGGAGGAAAGCCGGCCGGTCGCGGCCAACGCTACATCCTCAGATCACCATGCGGCGGTGGCGGCGCAAGAGCAAGCTGGAAGAATGTCTACGTCCAAGGAGAAGCGGGAGGCGGGGAAGCTGCTACAGCCAGCggacaaggaggaggaaggggagagcGCGCGGGAAAGGCTGAAGCGGCACAGGCGGGAGATGGCGGGGAGGGTGTGGGTGCCGGAGATGTGGGGGCAGGAGAAGCTGCTCAAGGACTGGATGGACTGCTCCGCCTTCGACCGTCCGCTCGTGCCGGCCGGCTTGCTCACTGCGCGCCGGGCGCTCGTCGCCGAGTCCTGcgcgcgccgccccgccccggcgcCACGTGCCAGCTCCGGCCCTCTCCGGGTGCAAGACGGCTGCTCCTGA